From Rhododendron vialii isolate Sample 1 chromosome 10a, ASM3025357v1, the proteins below share one genomic window:
- the LOC131302397 gene encoding protein PELPK1-like → MAATSHHLCLLLSLVIAFSLSGVQVTMAARNLLQTQPAIPSLPTLPPTALPTLPKPAALPPIPTIPQPAALPPLPATTLPTLPTAPRTLPQPAALPPLPSMPTLPKVTLPPLPAIPSIPTVTNPFAPPPSKK, encoded by the coding sequence aTGGCAGCAActtcccatcacctttgccttCTTCTCTCTCTGGTCATCGCGTTTTCGCTTTCCGGCGTCCAGGTGACTATGGCGGCCCGCAACCTGTTACAAACACAGCCCGCGATTCCGTCGCTGCCAACGCTACCTCCAACGGCTCTGCCAACCCTGCCCAAACCCGCCGCGCTCCCTCCGATTCCAACCATTCCCCAACCCGCCGCGCTTCCTCCATTGCCGGCCACCACTCTGCCTACACTCCCCACGGCCCCGCGAACCTTGCCACAGCCGGCTGCGTTACCGCCTCTGCCAAGCATGCCCACACTCCCAAAGGTGACACTTCCCCCACTTCCGGCCATTCCCAGTATTCCAACGGTGACCAACCCTTTCGCGCCACCCCCATCAAAAAAGTAG